One genomic segment of Suricata suricatta isolate VVHF042 chromosome 16, meerkat_22Aug2017_6uvM2_HiC, whole genome shotgun sequence includes these proteins:
- the CD22 gene encoding B-cell receptor CD22 isoform X1 yields the protein MHLLGPSLLLLEYLAFSDSSDWNFEHPGTLYSWEGACIWIPCRYTIPGGRSMLENMTLYHNYQYDKTHKRFNGTILYEAVKAGEILPQHDRIRFLGDKRSNCTIHIYPVSVKESGGLGLRMTTKNDKWMEKINLNISSLHVEAITNVGWSAKPRKAWGPKPMKFIWDGGAISKMFREQTSGMGNELPPEIHESQEVTLTCSLNFSCPGYQIQLKWSLEEPAVTSTLLNTKTVSTQSKLTFQPQWTHHGKNLSCQLWDHEDKQILSEETVGLDVKHVPKLKIEASPRGANVTEGESVTMTCQVLSSNPGYRNIAWLKDRIPLREQETLTLTLPSVTKEMSGKYRCEASNEIGLGWSEEVVLQVYHAPEPSRVEILSSPVKEGDKVEMTCVSLANPPPTNYTWHHNNITMPGRTSKTFQIPAVLLSHAGHYSCSAENRLGPGQVGQEATLDVQYPPKEVTTMIQNPTPIREGDSVTLSCNYNSSNPRVTRYEWNFQGVWKNPLREVLIIEKVRWDASPVSCAACNQWCSWAPSVNLDVQHAPRDVRVQQISTPSEIHSGHRVLLRCNFSSSRPRDVRFFWQKNGIFLKEGQELSFDAISPEDAGNYNCLVNNSIGQTTSEGRILQVLCEWLELETDRRKGRGPPTWILISLLLIDAPRRLRVSISPKDKVIEGKKVVLTCEGDANPPIYRYTWFDQNNQNLQHYDQMLRLDPVKVQQTGAYWCQAINQLGTGRSPPSTLTVYYGPETIGRQVAIGVGFCLAALLLAFWGVKLQKIWKRLRSQQGVQENSSGQSFFVRNKKVRRAPLSEDPHSLGCYNPVMEDAISYATLRFPVGDADAPGTGDAGTPETEGPSLDRDGTVTYSVVQKPRVGDYENVVSESPEDEGIHYSELVHLGIGERPLARESVEYVTLKH from the exons ATGCATCTCCTTGGGCCCTCGCTCCTGCTCCTTG AATACTTGGCCTTCTCTGACTCATCTGATTGGAACTTTGAGCACCCCGGCACCCTCTACTCTTGGGAAGGAGCCTGCATCTGGATTCCCTGTCGCTACACAATTCCAGGGGGCAGAAGTATGCTGGAAAACATGACCCTGTACCACAATTATCAATATGACAAGACCCACAAGAGATTCAATGGGACCATCCTCTATGAGGCTGTGAAGGCTGGGGAGATTCTGCCTCAACACGACAGGATTAGATTCCTGGGAGACAAAAGATCCAACTGCACCATACACATCTACCCTGTGTCTGTCAAAGAGAGTGGCGGGCTTGGGCTAAGGATGACAACGAAGAATGACAAATGGATGGAGAAAATAAACCTCAACATCTCTA GTCTGCATGTGGAGGCCATCACAAATGTAGGCTGGTCAGCAAAGCCAAGAAAGGCGTGGGGACCTAAACCGATGAAGTTCATTTGGGATGGCGGAGCCATCTCGAAAATGTTTAGAGAGCAAACGTCAGGGATGGGGAATGAG CTCCCTCCAGAAATCCACGAGTCCCAGGAAGTCACTCTGACCTGCTCGCTGAATTTCTCCTGCCCCGGGTACCAGATCCAGCTGAAGTGGTCCCTGGAGGAGCCTGCTGTCACCTCCACCCTCCTGAACACCAAGACCGTCTCCACACAGAGCAAGCTCACCTTCCAGCCGCAGTGGACTCACCATGGCAAGAATCTTTCCTGCCAGCTCTGGGACCACGAAGACAAGCAGATACTCTCTGAGGAAACCGTGGGGCTGGATGTAAAAC ATGTCCCAAAGTTGAAGATTGAGGCCAGTCCCAGAGGAGCCAACGTAACAGAGGGAGAGTCTGTGACCATGACGTGCCAGGTCCTCAGCAGCAACCCCGGGTACCGGAATATAGCCTGGCTCAAGGACAGGATCCCACTGAGGGAGCAGGAGACACTCACGCTGACTCTGCCCAGTGTGACCAAGGAGATGAGTGGAAAGTACCGGTGTGAGGCCTCCAATGAAATAGGCTTAGGATGGTCGGAAGAAGTGGTCCTTCAAGTATATC ATGCTCCGGAACCTTCCAGGGTGGAGATCCTCTCTTCACCAGTTAAGGAGGGAGATAAAGTAGAGATGACTTGTGTGTCACTGGCCAATCCTCCTCCAACAAATTACACCTGGCATCACAATAACATAACAATGCCAGGAAGGACAAGCAAGACCTTCCAGATCCCAGCAGTCCTCCTCAGCCATGCTGGGCATTACTCCTGCTCAGCAGAAAACAGACTTGGTCCTGGACAAGTTGGCCAGGAAGCCACGTTAGACGTCCAGT ATCCCCCCAAGGAGGTAACCACAATGATTCAAAACCCCACGCCAATTCGAGAAGGAGACAGTGTGACCCTGTCCTGTAACTACAATTCCAGTAATCCCAGAGTTACGCGGTATGAATGGAACTTCCAAGGCGTCTGGAAAAACCCATTACGCGAGGTGCTGATAATTGAGAAAGTTCGCTGGGATGCCAGCCCAGTCTCCTGTGCAGCCTGTAACCAGTGGTGTTCGTGGGCTCCCTCTGTCAACCTGGATGTCCAGC atgccccaagagatGTCAGGGTCCAGCAGATCAGCACCCCTTCCGAGATTCACTCCGGGCACCGAGTCCTCCTTAGATGTAACTTCTCAAGTAGCCGCCCCAGAGACGTCCGCTTCTTCTGGCAGAAAAATGGAATCTTTCTGAAGGAAGGACAAGAACTGAGCTTTGACGCCATTTCTCCAGAAGACGCCGGCAATTACAACTGCTTGGTCAACAACTCCATAGGACAGACCACGTCTGAGGGCAGGATACTCCAAGTGCTGTGTGAGTGGCTGGAGctggagacagacagaaggaaggggagggggccgCCTACCTGGATCCTGATTTCGCTTCTCCTTATAGATGCGCCGAGGAGGCTGCGTGTGTCCATCAGCCCTAAGGACAAAGTGATAGAAGGGAAGAAGGTAGTCCTGACATGTGAGGGCGACGCCAACCCTCCCATCTACCGGTATACCTGGTTTGACCAGAATAACCAAAACCTCCAGCATTACGATCAGATGCTGAGATTGGATCCCGTGAAGGTCCAGCAAACCGGAGCCTATTGGTGCCAGGCGATCAACCAGCTGGGCACAGGCCGATCGCCCCCCAGCACCCTCACTGTGTACT ACGGCCCAGAGACCATCGGCAGGCAAGTGGCCATCGGAGTGGGGTTCTGCCTGGCCGCCCTCCTCCTGGCATTCTGGGGAGTCAAGCTTCAGAAAAT CTGGAAGAGGCTACGGAGCCAGCAGGGGGTCCAGGAAAATTCCAGTGGGCAGAGCTTCTTTGTGAGGAATAAAAAG GTTAGAAGGGCCCCGCTCTCCGAAGATCCCCACTCCCTGGGGTGCTACAATCCGGTGATGGAAGATGCCATCAGTTACGCAACCTTGCGCTTTCCTGTTGGTGACGCTGACGCACCAGGAACTGG AGATGCAGGAaccccagagacagagggaccTTCCCTAGATAGGGACGGCACGGTCACTTACTCCGTGGTGCAGAAGCCTCGAGTG GGAGACTATGAGAACGTGGTTTCGGAGAGTCCAGAAGATGAGGGGATACATTACTCCGAGTTGGTTCATCTGGGGATCGGAGAGCGGCCTCTGGCCCGGGAATCGGTGGAATACGTAACCCTCAAGCACTGA
- the CD22 gene encoding B-cell receptor CD22 isoform X4 has protein sequence MHLLGPSLLLLEYLAFSDSSDWNFEHPGTLYSWEGACIWIPCRYTIPGGRSMLENMTLYHNYQYDKTHKRFNGTILYEAVKAGEILPQHDRIRFLGDKRSNCTIHIYPVSVKESGGLGLRMTTKNDKWMEKINLNISKTPLSPHIQLPPEIHESQEVTLTCSLNFSCPGYQIQLKWSLEEPAVTSTLLNTKTVSTQSKLTFQPQWTHHGKNLSCQLWDHEDKQILSEETVGLDVKHVPKLKIEASPRGANVTEGESVTMTCQVLSSNPGYRNIAWLKDRIPLREQETLTLTLPSVTKEMSGKYRCEASNEIGLGWSEEVVLQVYHAPEPSRVEILSSPVKEGDKVEMTCVSLANPPPTNYTWHHNNITMPGRTSKTFQIPAVLLSHAGHYSCSAENRLGPGQVGQEATLDVQYPPKEVTTMIQNPTPIREGDSVTLSCNYNSSNPRVTRYEWNFQGVWKNPLREVLIIEKVRWDASPVSCAACNQWCSWAPSVNLDVQHAPRDVRVQQISTPSEIHSGHRVLLRCNFSSSRPRDVRFFWQKNGIFLKEGQELSFDAISPEDAGNYNCLVNNSIGQTTSEGRILQVLCEWLELETDRRKGRGPPTWILISLLLIDAPRRLRVSISPKDKVIEGKKVVLTCEGDANPPIYRYTWFDQNNQNLQHYDQMLRLDPVKVQQTGAYWCQAINQLGTGRSPPSTLTVYYGPETIGRQVAIGVGFCLAALLLAFWGVKLQKIWKRLRSQQGVQENSSGQSFFVRNKKVRRAPLSEDPHSLGCYNPVMEDAISYATLRFPVGDADAPGTGDAGTPETEGPSLDRDGTVTYSVVQKPRVGDYENVVSESPEDEGIHYSELVHLGIGERPLARESVEYVTLKH, from the exons ATGCATCTCCTTGGGCCCTCGCTCCTGCTCCTTG AATACTTGGCCTTCTCTGACTCATCTGATTGGAACTTTGAGCACCCCGGCACCCTCTACTCTTGGGAAGGAGCCTGCATCTGGATTCCCTGTCGCTACACAATTCCAGGGGGCAGAAGTATGCTGGAAAACATGACCCTGTACCACAATTATCAATATGACAAGACCCACAAGAGATTCAATGGGACCATCCTCTATGAGGCTGTGAAGGCTGGGGAGATTCTGCCTCAACACGACAGGATTAGATTCCTGGGAGACAAAAGATCCAACTGCACCATACACATCTACCCTGTGTCTGTCAAAGAGAGTGGCGGGCTTGGGCTAAGGATGACAACGAAGAATGACAAATGGATGGAGAAAATAAACCTCAACATCTCTA AGACGCCTCTCTCACCTCACATCCAGCTCCCTCCAGAAATCCACGAGTCCCAGGAAGTCACTCTGACCTGCTCGCTGAATTTCTCCTGCCCCGGGTACCAGATCCAGCTGAAGTGGTCCCTGGAGGAGCCTGCTGTCACCTCCACCCTCCTGAACACCAAGACCGTCTCCACACAGAGCAAGCTCACCTTCCAGCCGCAGTGGACTCACCATGGCAAGAATCTTTCCTGCCAGCTCTGGGACCACGAAGACAAGCAGATACTCTCTGAGGAAACCGTGGGGCTGGATGTAAAAC ATGTCCCAAAGTTGAAGATTGAGGCCAGTCCCAGAGGAGCCAACGTAACAGAGGGAGAGTCTGTGACCATGACGTGCCAGGTCCTCAGCAGCAACCCCGGGTACCGGAATATAGCCTGGCTCAAGGACAGGATCCCACTGAGGGAGCAGGAGACACTCACGCTGACTCTGCCCAGTGTGACCAAGGAGATGAGTGGAAAGTACCGGTGTGAGGCCTCCAATGAAATAGGCTTAGGATGGTCGGAAGAAGTGGTCCTTCAAGTATATC ATGCTCCGGAACCTTCCAGGGTGGAGATCCTCTCTTCACCAGTTAAGGAGGGAGATAAAGTAGAGATGACTTGTGTGTCACTGGCCAATCCTCCTCCAACAAATTACACCTGGCATCACAATAACATAACAATGCCAGGAAGGACAAGCAAGACCTTCCAGATCCCAGCAGTCCTCCTCAGCCATGCTGGGCATTACTCCTGCTCAGCAGAAAACAGACTTGGTCCTGGACAAGTTGGCCAGGAAGCCACGTTAGACGTCCAGT ATCCCCCCAAGGAGGTAACCACAATGATTCAAAACCCCACGCCAATTCGAGAAGGAGACAGTGTGACCCTGTCCTGTAACTACAATTCCAGTAATCCCAGAGTTACGCGGTATGAATGGAACTTCCAAGGCGTCTGGAAAAACCCATTACGCGAGGTGCTGATAATTGAGAAAGTTCGCTGGGATGCCAGCCCAGTCTCCTGTGCAGCCTGTAACCAGTGGTGTTCGTGGGCTCCCTCTGTCAACCTGGATGTCCAGC atgccccaagagatGTCAGGGTCCAGCAGATCAGCACCCCTTCCGAGATTCACTCCGGGCACCGAGTCCTCCTTAGATGTAACTTCTCAAGTAGCCGCCCCAGAGACGTCCGCTTCTTCTGGCAGAAAAATGGAATCTTTCTGAAGGAAGGACAAGAACTGAGCTTTGACGCCATTTCTCCAGAAGACGCCGGCAATTACAACTGCTTGGTCAACAACTCCATAGGACAGACCACGTCTGAGGGCAGGATACTCCAAGTGCTGTGTGAGTGGCTGGAGctggagacagacagaaggaaggggagggggccgCCTACCTGGATCCTGATTTCGCTTCTCCTTATAGATGCGCCGAGGAGGCTGCGTGTGTCCATCAGCCCTAAGGACAAAGTGATAGAAGGGAAGAAGGTAGTCCTGACATGTGAGGGCGACGCCAACCCTCCCATCTACCGGTATACCTGGTTTGACCAGAATAACCAAAACCTCCAGCATTACGATCAGATGCTGAGATTGGATCCCGTGAAGGTCCAGCAAACCGGAGCCTATTGGTGCCAGGCGATCAACCAGCTGGGCACAGGCCGATCGCCCCCCAGCACCCTCACTGTGTACT ACGGCCCAGAGACCATCGGCAGGCAAGTGGCCATCGGAGTGGGGTTCTGCCTGGCCGCCCTCCTCCTGGCATTCTGGGGAGTCAAGCTTCAGAAAAT CTGGAAGAGGCTACGGAGCCAGCAGGGGGTCCAGGAAAATTCCAGTGGGCAGAGCTTCTTTGTGAGGAATAAAAAG GTTAGAAGGGCCCCGCTCTCCGAAGATCCCCACTCCCTGGGGTGCTACAATCCGGTGATGGAAGATGCCATCAGTTACGCAACCTTGCGCTTTCCTGTTGGTGACGCTGACGCACCAGGAACTGG AGATGCAGGAaccccagagacagagggaccTTCCCTAGATAGGGACGGCACGGTCACTTACTCCGTGGTGCAGAAGCCTCGAGTG GGAGACTATGAGAACGTGGTTTCGGAGAGTCCAGAAGATGAGGGGATACATTACTCCGAGTTGGTTCATCTGGGGATCGGAGAGCGGCCTCTGGCCCGGGAATCGGTGGAATACGTAACCCTCAAGCACTGA
- the CD22 gene encoding B-cell receptor CD22 isoform X5, producing the protein MHLLGPSLLLLEYLAFSDSSDWNFEHPGTLYSWEGACIWIPCRYTIPGGRSMLENMTLYHNYQYDKTHKRFNGTILYEAVKAGEILPQHDRIRFLGDKRSNCTIHIYPVSVKESGGLGLRMTTKNDKWMEKINLNISKTPLSPHIQLPPEIHESQEVTLTCSLNFSCPGYQIQLKWSLEEPAVTSTLLNTKTVSTQSKLTFQPQWTHHGKNLSCQLWDHEDKQILSEETVGLDVKHVPKLKIEASPRGANVTEGESVTMTCQVLSSNPGYRNIAWLKDRIPLREQETLTLTLPSVTKEMSGKYRCEASNEIGLGWSEEVVLQVYHAPEPSRVEILSSPVKEGDKVEMTCVSLANPPPTNYTWHHNNITMPGRTSKTFQIPAVLLSHAGHYSCSAENRLGPGQVGQEATLDVQYPPKEVTTMIQNPTPIREGDSVTLSCNYNSSNPRVTRYEWNFQGVWKNPLREVLIIEKVRWDASPVSCAACNQWCSWAPSVNLDVQHAPRDVRVQQISTPSEIHSGHRVLLRCNFSSSRPRDVRFFWQKNGIFLKEGQELSFDAISPEDAGNYNCLVNNSIGQTTSEGRILQVLYAPRRLRVSISPKDKVIEGKKVVLTCEGDANPPIYRYTWFDQNNQNLQHYDQMLRLDPVKVQQTGAYWCQAINQLGTGRSPPSTLTVYYGPETIGRQVAIGVGFCLAALLLAFWGVKLQKIWKRLRSQQGVQENSSGQSFFVRNKKVRRAPLSEDPHSLGCYNPVMEDAISYATLRFPVGDADAPGTGDAGTPETEGPSLDRDGTVTYSVVQKPRVGDYENVVSESPEDEGIHYSELVHLGIGERPLARESVEYVTLKH; encoded by the exons ATGCATCTCCTTGGGCCCTCGCTCCTGCTCCTTG AATACTTGGCCTTCTCTGACTCATCTGATTGGAACTTTGAGCACCCCGGCACCCTCTACTCTTGGGAAGGAGCCTGCATCTGGATTCCCTGTCGCTACACAATTCCAGGGGGCAGAAGTATGCTGGAAAACATGACCCTGTACCACAATTATCAATATGACAAGACCCACAAGAGATTCAATGGGACCATCCTCTATGAGGCTGTGAAGGCTGGGGAGATTCTGCCTCAACACGACAGGATTAGATTCCTGGGAGACAAAAGATCCAACTGCACCATACACATCTACCCTGTGTCTGTCAAAGAGAGTGGCGGGCTTGGGCTAAGGATGACAACGAAGAATGACAAATGGATGGAGAAAATAAACCTCAACATCTCTA AGACGCCTCTCTCACCTCACATCCAGCTCCCTCCAGAAATCCACGAGTCCCAGGAAGTCACTCTGACCTGCTCGCTGAATTTCTCCTGCCCCGGGTACCAGATCCAGCTGAAGTGGTCCCTGGAGGAGCCTGCTGTCACCTCCACCCTCCTGAACACCAAGACCGTCTCCACACAGAGCAAGCTCACCTTCCAGCCGCAGTGGACTCACCATGGCAAGAATCTTTCCTGCCAGCTCTGGGACCACGAAGACAAGCAGATACTCTCTGAGGAAACCGTGGGGCTGGATGTAAAAC ATGTCCCAAAGTTGAAGATTGAGGCCAGTCCCAGAGGAGCCAACGTAACAGAGGGAGAGTCTGTGACCATGACGTGCCAGGTCCTCAGCAGCAACCCCGGGTACCGGAATATAGCCTGGCTCAAGGACAGGATCCCACTGAGGGAGCAGGAGACACTCACGCTGACTCTGCCCAGTGTGACCAAGGAGATGAGTGGAAAGTACCGGTGTGAGGCCTCCAATGAAATAGGCTTAGGATGGTCGGAAGAAGTGGTCCTTCAAGTATATC ATGCTCCGGAACCTTCCAGGGTGGAGATCCTCTCTTCACCAGTTAAGGAGGGAGATAAAGTAGAGATGACTTGTGTGTCACTGGCCAATCCTCCTCCAACAAATTACACCTGGCATCACAATAACATAACAATGCCAGGAAGGACAAGCAAGACCTTCCAGATCCCAGCAGTCCTCCTCAGCCATGCTGGGCATTACTCCTGCTCAGCAGAAAACAGACTTGGTCCTGGACAAGTTGGCCAGGAAGCCACGTTAGACGTCCAGT ATCCCCCCAAGGAGGTAACCACAATGATTCAAAACCCCACGCCAATTCGAGAAGGAGACAGTGTGACCCTGTCCTGTAACTACAATTCCAGTAATCCCAGAGTTACGCGGTATGAATGGAACTTCCAAGGCGTCTGGAAAAACCCATTACGCGAGGTGCTGATAATTGAGAAAGTTCGCTGGGATGCCAGCCCAGTCTCCTGTGCAGCCTGTAACCAGTGGTGTTCGTGGGCTCCCTCTGTCAACCTGGATGTCCAGC atgccccaagagatGTCAGGGTCCAGCAGATCAGCACCCCTTCCGAGATTCACTCCGGGCACCGAGTCCTCCTTAGATGTAACTTCTCAAGTAGCCGCCCCAGAGACGTCCGCTTCTTCTGGCAGAAAAATGGAATCTTTCTGAAGGAAGGACAAGAACTGAGCTTTGACGCCATTTCTCCAGAAGACGCCGGCAATTACAACTGCTTGGTCAACAACTCCATAGGACAGACCACGTCTGAGGGCAGGATACTCCAAGTGCTGT ATGCGCCGAGGAGGCTGCGTGTGTCCATCAGCCCTAAGGACAAAGTGATAGAAGGGAAGAAGGTAGTCCTGACATGTGAGGGCGACGCCAACCCTCCCATCTACCGGTATACCTGGTTTGACCAGAATAACCAAAACCTCCAGCATTACGATCAGATGCTGAGATTGGATCCCGTGAAGGTCCAGCAAACCGGAGCCTATTGGTGCCAGGCGATCAACCAGCTGGGCACAGGCCGATCGCCCCCCAGCACCCTCACTGTGTACT ACGGCCCAGAGACCATCGGCAGGCAAGTGGCCATCGGAGTGGGGTTCTGCCTGGCCGCCCTCCTCCTGGCATTCTGGGGAGTCAAGCTTCAGAAAAT CTGGAAGAGGCTACGGAGCCAGCAGGGGGTCCAGGAAAATTCCAGTGGGCAGAGCTTCTTTGTGAGGAATAAAAAG GTTAGAAGGGCCCCGCTCTCCGAAGATCCCCACTCCCTGGGGTGCTACAATCCGGTGATGGAAGATGCCATCAGTTACGCAACCTTGCGCTTTCCTGTTGGTGACGCTGACGCACCAGGAACTGG AGATGCAGGAaccccagagacagagggaccTTCCCTAGATAGGGACGGCACGGTCACTTACTCCGTGGTGCAGAAGCCTCGAGTG GGAGACTATGAGAACGTGGTTTCGGAGAGTCCAGAAGATGAGGGGATACATTACTCCGAGTTGGTTCATCTGGGGATCGGAGAGCGGCCTCTGGCCCGGGAATCGGTGGAATACGTAACCCTCAAGCACTGA
- the CD22 gene encoding B-cell receptor CD22 isoform X7: MHLLGPSLLLLEYLAFSDSSDWNFEHPGTLYSWEGACIWIPCRYTIPGGRSMLENMTLYHNYQYDKTHKRFNGTILYEAVKAGEILPQHDRIRFLGDKRSNCTIHIYPVSVKESGGLGLRMTTKNDKWMEKINLNISKTPLSPHIQLPPEIHESQEVTLTCSLNFSCPGYQIQLKWSLEEPAVTSTLLNTKTVSTQSKLTFQPQWTHHGKNLSCQLWDHEDKQILSEETVGLDVKHPPKEVTTMIQNPTPIREGDSVTLSCNYNSSNPRVTRYEWNFQGVWKNPLREVLIIEKVRWDASPVSCAACNQWCSWAPSVNLDVQHAPRDVRVQQISTPSEIHSGHRVLLRCNFSSSRPRDVRFFWQKNGIFLKEGQELSFDAISPEDAGNYNCLVNNSIGQTTSEGRILQVLYAPRRLRVSISPKDKVIEGKKVVLTCEGDANPPIYRYTWFDQNNQNLQHYDQMLRLDPVKVQQTGAYWCQAINQLGTGRSPPSTLTVYYGPETIGRQVAIGVGFCLAALLLAFWGVKLQKIWKRLRSQQGVQENSSGQSFFVRNKKVRRAPLSEDPHSLGCYNPVMEDAISYATLRFPVGDADAPGTGDAGTPETEGPSLDRDGTVTYSVVQKPRVGDYENVVSESPEDEGIHYSELVHLGIGERPLARESVEYVTLKH, from the exons ATGCATCTCCTTGGGCCCTCGCTCCTGCTCCTTG AATACTTGGCCTTCTCTGACTCATCTGATTGGAACTTTGAGCACCCCGGCACCCTCTACTCTTGGGAAGGAGCCTGCATCTGGATTCCCTGTCGCTACACAATTCCAGGGGGCAGAAGTATGCTGGAAAACATGACCCTGTACCACAATTATCAATATGACAAGACCCACAAGAGATTCAATGGGACCATCCTCTATGAGGCTGTGAAGGCTGGGGAGATTCTGCCTCAACACGACAGGATTAGATTCCTGGGAGACAAAAGATCCAACTGCACCATACACATCTACCCTGTGTCTGTCAAAGAGAGTGGCGGGCTTGGGCTAAGGATGACAACGAAGAATGACAAATGGATGGAGAAAATAAACCTCAACATCTCTA AGACGCCTCTCTCACCTCACATCCAGCTCCCTCCAGAAATCCACGAGTCCCAGGAAGTCACTCTGACCTGCTCGCTGAATTTCTCCTGCCCCGGGTACCAGATCCAGCTGAAGTGGTCCCTGGAGGAGCCTGCTGTCACCTCCACCCTCCTGAACACCAAGACCGTCTCCACACAGAGCAAGCTCACCTTCCAGCCGCAGTGGACTCACCATGGCAAGAATCTTTCCTGCCAGCTCTGGGACCACGAAGACAAGCAGATACTCTCTGAGGAAACCGTGGGGCTGGATGTAAAAC ATCCCCCCAAGGAGGTAACCACAATGATTCAAAACCCCACGCCAATTCGAGAAGGAGACAGTGTGACCCTGTCCTGTAACTACAATTCCAGTAATCCCAGAGTTACGCGGTATGAATGGAACTTCCAAGGCGTCTGGAAAAACCCATTACGCGAGGTGCTGATAATTGAGAAAGTTCGCTGGGATGCCAGCCCAGTCTCCTGTGCAGCCTGTAACCAGTGGTGTTCGTGGGCTCCCTCTGTCAACCTGGATGTCCAGC atgccccaagagatGTCAGGGTCCAGCAGATCAGCACCCCTTCCGAGATTCACTCCGGGCACCGAGTCCTCCTTAGATGTAACTTCTCAAGTAGCCGCCCCAGAGACGTCCGCTTCTTCTGGCAGAAAAATGGAATCTTTCTGAAGGAAGGACAAGAACTGAGCTTTGACGCCATTTCTCCAGAAGACGCCGGCAATTACAACTGCTTGGTCAACAACTCCATAGGACAGACCACGTCTGAGGGCAGGATACTCCAAGTGCTGT ATGCGCCGAGGAGGCTGCGTGTGTCCATCAGCCCTAAGGACAAAGTGATAGAAGGGAAGAAGGTAGTCCTGACATGTGAGGGCGACGCCAACCCTCCCATCTACCGGTATACCTGGTTTGACCAGAATAACCAAAACCTCCAGCATTACGATCAGATGCTGAGATTGGATCCCGTGAAGGTCCAGCAAACCGGAGCCTATTGGTGCCAGGCGATCAACCAGCTGGGCACAGGCCGATCGCCCCCCAGCACCCTCACTGTGTACT ACGGCCCAGAGACCATCGGCAGGCAAGTGGCCATCGGAGTGGGGTTCTGCCTGGCCGCCCTCCTCCTGGCATTCTGGGGAGTCAAGCTTCAGAAAAT CTGGAAGAGGCTACGGAGCCAGCAGGGGGTCCAGGAAAATTCCAGTGGGCAGAGCTTCTTTGTGAGGAATAAAAAG GTTAGAAGGGCCCCGCTCTCCGAAGATCCCCACTCCCTGGGGTGCTACAATCCGGTGATGGAAGATGCCATCAGTTACGCAACCTTGCGCTTTCCTGTTGGTGACGCTGACGCACCAGGAACTGG AGATGCAGGAaccccagagacagagggaccTTCCCTAGATAGGGACGGCACGGTCACTTACTCCGTGGTGCAGAAGCCTCGAGTG GGAGACTATGAGAACGTGGTTTCGGAGAGTCCAGAAGATGAGGGGATACATTACTCCGAGTTGGTTCATCTGGGGATCGGAGAGCGGCCTCTGGCCCGGGAATCGGTGGAATACGTAACCCTCAAGCACTGA